From Coffea arabica cultivar ET-39 chromosome 9c, Coffea Arabica ET-39 HiFi, whole genome shotgun sequence, one genomic window encodes:
- the LOC113708605 gene encoding heterogeneous nuclear ribonucleoprotein 1-like, with protein MEMESGKLFIGGISWDTDEKRLREYFEAFGDVVEAVIMKDRNTGRARGFGFVVFANAYVAERVVKEKHVIDGRTVEAKKAVPRDDQQNLSRSNGSIQGSPSPARTKKIFVGGLPSTVNESDFKKYFEQFGTITDVVVMYDHNTKRPRGFGFITYNSEEAVDRVLHKTFHELNGKMVEVKRAVPKELSPGPIRSNLSGYGHGLNRVNNFPNAYPQGYSPSSMAGFGMRMDGRFSPVTVGRSGYLPFSSSNYAMGPNLDSGLSSDFGGSGSYSPNIGYGRGLNPIQSVYSNRFSGPVGYGVGIGGSGSLVNSASRNMWANGGINYDSKTVNSNDFVGSGSGNTELLGAFGTIGAIWGSSPGSGQGGGNGSFSSSSINYGNGEDSFMAGAGYGKVSGSNVDTNASYAARSDTHDMAFGNLYGSGSIYDEPAWPSSSPELASSGTFSYRLGDTTSNVTPSNSVGYVGGYSVASRSNRGIAA; from the exons ATGGAAATGGAGTCTGGCAAGTTGTTCATTGGTGGGATTTCTTGGGACACCGATGAAAAACGCTTGAGAGAGTATTTCGAAGCTTTTGGCGACGTGGTGGAAGCTGTGATCATGAAGGATCGGAACACGGGCCGCGCCCGTGGTTTCGGTTTTGTTGTTTTTGCCAACGCTTATGTTGCAGAAAGAGTTGTCAAGGAAAAGCACGTTATAGATGGCAGAACT GTGGAGGCAAAGAAAGCTGTTCCCAGAGATGATCAACAGAATCTAAGCAGGAGCAATGGCAGTATTCAGGGATCACCCAGTCCTGCTCGCACAAAGAAGATTTTTGTAGGAGGTTTACCATCCACAGTCAATGAGAGTGACTTCAAGAAGTACTTTGAGCAGTTTGGTACAATCACGGATGTTGTGGTGATGTATGATCATAACACGAAAAGGCCTAGAGGTTTTGGTTTTATCACTTACAATTCAGAGGAAGCAGTAGATAGGGTTTTGCACAAAACTTTCCATGAGCTTAATGGCAAAATGGTTGAGGTCAAGCGGGCTGTACCCAAGGAGCTATCTCCAGGGCCAATAAGAAGCAACTTAAGTGGCTATGGTCATGGTTTGAATAGAGTCAACAACTTTCCTAATGCCTACCCTCAAGGATATAGCCCGAGCTCGATGGCTGGTTTTGGAATGAGAATGGATGGAAGATTTAGTCCAGTTACTGTTGGTCGGAGTGGATATCTACCCTTTAGTTCCTCTAATTATGCTATGGGACCAAATTTGGATTCAGGCTTGAGTTCTGATTTTGGGGGAAGTGGGAGTTATAGTCCTAACATAGGTTATGGACGTGGTTTGAACCCTATTCAGAGTGTGTATTCAAACAGGTTTAGTGGTCCAGTTGGGTATGGTGTAGGCATTGGTGGAAGTGGTTCTCTGGTGAACTCAGCCAGTCGAAACATGTGGGCTAACGGGGGTATAAATTATGATAGCAAGACTGTAAATTCAAATGATTTCGTTGGATCTGGAAGTGGGAATACCGAATTGCTTGGTGCTTTTGGAACTATTGGAGCAATTTGGGGTTCCTCTCCTGGCTCAGGTCAAGGTGGAGGAAATGGTTCTTTTAGCAGCAGTAGCATTAATTATGGCAATGGAGAAGACAGCTTTATGGCTGGGGCAGGGTATGGAAAAGTCAGTGGAAGCAATGTTGACACGAATGCATCATATGCTGCAAGAAGTGATACACATGATATGGCTTTTGGAAACTTGTATGGTAGTGGTTCAATATATGATGAGCCCGCATGGCCATCATCATCGCCAGAGTTGGCAAGCTCTGGAACCTTTAGTTATAGGCTTGGGGATACCACTTCAAATGTTACACCCAGCAACTCTGTTGGTTATGTTGGTGGTTATAGTGTTGCAAGTAGATCTAATAGAG GAATTGCTGCCTAG